The following nucleotide sequence is from Podospora bellae-mahoneyi strain CBS 112042 chromosome 1 map unlocalized CBS112042p_1, whole genome shotgun sequence.
CCTGTGGCTCACCGTTGACAGTGCACcgtttcctcttcttcaccttgcgCCGTCTGCAACCGTTCCTTCCATCTTATCGTTGATAATCGATGCGCGCACAGGACAGAGTCTTGCCCAAGCTCCCTGGCTCCCTGGCTCCCTGGGCTCCATGTCAGGATTGAAAGACGTGCTGCAATCCTGTTTCTTGGCTAACCAGGACCAACAAGCGCGACGCCTCGCTCGTGCCTATCAGCAGCCAGGGCACAGgctcctctttttttttttctgcgGCACTGGGCTGGGTACATTGCGACAGTACCGTGCCTCGACCCAACGGTACCTGTGGAAACtggaacccccccccctccccccagcatCCCATCATTTGATTGAAAGCCACCGGCCGTTCGCTCACTCGGCTGAGCACTGAGCACAGTCCCGTCCCAAATCCCGCTTTTGCAACAGCTCAATCCAGCACAGCACACAAAGctgcccccttcccacccacccaatctttctccaacccccaactttttttttccccaaACGTCGTTGTCCTCGTTTGCGCTGCTGTACCTGGCTGTGCTGCACCACTCCTCCACGGGCTGTCATATTGCgcgcccctccaccctcgtcatcacatcaccaatCTTTAatcattttttttctcttcgcCCACGTCTTTCAAGTTGTCGTCGCGTCTCCCTGTTCCATCTGCGCGCGCCCAGTTCCGACAGGCTGCCAGCGAGTCGGTTCAAATCAATTCGCACCGGCCCGCGACTCGCCCGCCCTGTCCATCCCAaccatccaccatccaccacaccGGACACCCCGACCCGACCAGACCAGGCCCGACCACATCGCCATCCGTACCTGACAGCTAACTGCTCCACTAGCACAGCTGTCGCTGGTCAATCCCGTcgcccatctccacccgTTCTTCCCAACAGCGCACACGCACTCACACTCGCACTCGATCGTCGCGATCGTCGCCCTGGCCGCTGTTGGATAACGCGACGTTGCATGCATCGTGAGGCATGCCTGGGGATCAGAATTCGGTCGGTGCATCCTCCAACGGACCGGCTCCCACTCCTCAATCATTTGCTTCTTTGACAAGCAACGGCAACGGTGTCAAGTCCTATCTCGCAACAACAGCCGCTTCTGCAAATTATGCAATGGCCGCCTCGAGCTTTCTCCCCGCGCAGCATCGGACTCCGGCGATAGGCAGCGGCTTGGGTACCTACCCGCCTGCCCTGCCAAAGGCCGACTCTTTTGACGCCAACGGCAATGGCCACGCgaccacccccctcggcaCTCCGTTCTCTACCACCCCgcccaccctctccgccgccgtcatcCGGAACCTCCCCAACGACACGGACGAGAAGTTGTTGCGCGCCATGCTCGTGTTCTCTAAGGACCTCGCCAGCATCGAGTTCCTTCCCGACGACAAGGGCTTTCGCGCTGCTCACTTGAAGTTCAAGAGCCCCGCCGGCGCGCTCGAGGTCAAGAACAATCTTGACGGCAAGTCCAATCACTCCAACGACGCCGACATCATTGTCGAGATCATTGGCCCGACGAGCCCCTCGTCCATGGGCAAGCGATACCCGAGCGACGCGACCCTCCCGGTTGGCACACCCGCAACGGTCTCTGGCGGCCCCCCGACTGCGCCGTCGTCGCGCCAGCAGTCGCGATTCAACAGTCACTTCCACACTATTGAGAAGACAGCGGTGGGAAATAGCGCATACGCTGGTGACTTTCGAACGGCAGACGGCCGTTTTGACGTCTTTGGTCCTCAGTCGCCCATCGGAACGCACCCAAACGAGCGCAACGGCATGCTGGGCAAGTCGATGATTGACGCCACgaatgacgatgaggacacGGCGCAGCTTCTCGGGAAAACCCACCTGTTTGCCGAGAGCGGCCTGCAACGCCGACAGACTGCTCCGCACATCCCTATCACGTCGCGCATGGCAAATATGTCTCTGAACATCAACACGCAGTCTGTCCAACCGATCGGTCAGTATGGCAATCACCAAGGCTTCGCCACCATGTCGCCAAGCATGATGACCTCGGTCGGCGGATTTCCCCTACCCCAACAATACAGGACACACATGCCGCCCGCTAACCCAGCCGATCAAAACCCGCCCTGCAATACCCTCTATGTTGGCAATCTCCCGGTCGATACGTCCGAAGAGGAGCTCAAACAGCTGTTCTCGAAACAGCGGGGTTACAAACGGCTTTGTTTCCGCACCAAGCAGAACGGACCCATGTGCTTTGTAGAGTTTGAGAACATCACCTTTGCCACAAAGGCGCTCAATGAGCTGTACGGTTTCCAGCTCCACAACAGTGTCAAGGGAGGAATCCGTCTGAGCTTCTCCAAGAACCCGCTTGGTGTTCGCACAGGTCAAGTGCCCGGCCAAAGCGGTCAAGGAGCACTGAATGGGCCGAACGGGGGACACGTCGGAGCCAACGGCTTCACCACAGCCAGCGGGCCGCCCCCAGGTCTCCCGGCACAGCCTCCTCCAGGTTTGGGCCTGAACAGAGCCGGGTTCTCGAGCTCGCCCGGGCTTTCCAACCCGTACTCGTCTCCGACCTACTCGAGTCCCTCCACAGATGTTTATGATCAGTGGAACAACAACCTAATGtacggcaacggcaacagcGCACACATGATGGGcgccaacggcaacaacggGTACATGATGGGCTCGAGCGCGACCTACCCCAGCCACATGATGGGTAGATGAGTGCCTCCTGATCATGCCGTCAACAGAACATGATGTTTCGCTTGCTATTTCGGTTTATCATCTCGCATGTTACCACAGCGACTGGGCCTTCTGCTCTTTCCAAGGGTCTTGGTCCGTGGCATTGCGTGGCATAGCCTCGGTATTGGGTGGAAAGCGGCTTGACTTGTTGCTGATTGCATCAAATTGGTGTCTTTGCAATTGTTGCTGGGAGGAAAGCGAGGTTTCGACGGCGTCTCtcgaatttttttttctccatTCTTCCATTCCCCCCGCTGGTATGATTATCACCATACAGCGCTTGTTGCATTTTTCGGTACTCTTTTATGTGTTTATTTGTTTATTTTTGCTCATTTCGACGGGCACAagggagtttttttttttttttagagTGATATCATCATTATACCAGACGCATTGGGAGAGTGCTTTTGGCTTTTTCCGGCCCTCCTTTGGGGCGATTTGTCCTCACGGCACAATCGGCTCTTGGTTTCACGCATTACAACACCACCATACTGTCAAAGCGGCGGCGTAAAGGGGTCAGGGAGGAaagggtgggtgggggtAATCATGGCCAGTGGCGTATAGCATCGGTTCATCATTACACCAACAAGCGAAGCATATTCTGGTGACACGCATTTTGTTgaagggtttttttttttattttttttattttttttggagggagTTCTGGTAAAGTTGATGTGGCTTTTACACACCTGGGTGGGAAGCGGGATTTGTCTTTCCAGAATTTCTGTTAAAGCGAGGGCAACGGGGGAGGTTAGGAATCGGGTATaggaggtgggaggtttgggggtgggtgttgggaaaagaaggagtTGTGGTTTGTTTGTAACCTGTACGACTGCAATGTTAGTTGGGAAGGGGAtatcaaaacaaaaaggagGTCGGTGGGTtagaaaagggggaggggaaacTCGATTCAAAATgcggaaaaaaaaagaaaaacaagaaaaatcATCTCAACACGCAAACATACGGGACCACCATAGTACGGAACCACAACACGCACATCTTGGGATAACTGGTAAAAGAAATGGCACGGGAAAGGAGGGGCTAAGCACTTGATACATACTctattctttttttctttctttttttctttttttgctctttctACACATAAAAAACGGATCGCATGCAAAGGATTTTTCCGCACAACACTGATTTCattgtttttttgggttggATGGTTTTTGCATTCGAGATGGCCATTTGACCCCCGGATTGCTGTTATTTTTGTCATTCTTCTCCAGAGCACTCGCTGCTGTCTTTTTTTGGCCTTCCTGTTGTGAAAGTTTCTTTGAGAGCGATGGCAGACAATATATTCCAAGTGGTTACGCATAACGTTGGAGGATACCCTAGTGTCAGCAATGCCATATAAGCGGTTGCTTCTTGTGACAATTGTTTGTTTTCATAGCCGTGGTGTTTTGAAACTTGGTGTGATTTGCGTTCAGTATGTTTGTGCATCTAGTACAGGCTGATGGgctgtcttggtggtgaatggCGATGTTTTTTTAGGTTCTAATGGTTATGCTATGCGTCTATGTCGTGAAGAGAGTTAAGAATTAATAGGATGAATGCCTCGAAGGTTAGGTAGATAGATGTATAATTTTCAATATGTTGAATGTCATCTTGATCAGAGGACCTCAGAATCATGATTACCTGCTTGGGGGTTGTCTTGAGAAGTTTGTCGACGAGTTTTACAGATTACTAGACCGTCTTTAAATCCTTTTCAACCCTTCATACCAGTCTCTTGATTATCTATTTGGGACTCATGATCAAAGAGAGGCCGCCTAATTTAAGTGATAAAGCGACACGGTGGGGAATATGGAATTATTAGGACGAGGTGGGAGAAGATATGCCCAGAAAACTCAGGCTCAGGGTCTTC
It contains:
- the WHI3 gene encoding cell cycle RNA binding protein whi3 (EggNog:ENOG503NZVS; COG:A), which encodes MPGDQNSVGASSNGPAPTPQSFASLTSNGNGVKSYLATTAASANYAMAASSFLPAQHRTPAIGSGLGTYPPALPKADSFDANGNGHATTPLGTPFSTTPPTLSAAVIRNLPNDTDEKLLRAMLVFSKDLASIEFLPDDKGFRAAHLKFKSPAGALEVKNNLDGKSNHSNDADIIVEIIGPTSPSSMGKRYPSDATLPVGTPATVSGGPPTAPSSRQQSRFNSHFHTIEKTAVGNSAYAGDFRTADGRFDVFGPQSPIGTHPNERNGMLGKSMIDATNDDEDTAQLLGKTHLFAESGLQRRQTAPHIPITSRMANMSLNINTQSVQPIGQYGNHQGFATMSPSMMTSVGGFPLPQQYRTHMPPANPADQNPPCNTLYVGNLPVDTSEEELKQLFSKQRGYKRLCFRTKQNGPMCFVEFENITFATKALNELYGFQLHNSVKGGIRLSFSKNPLGVRTGQVPGQSGQGALNGPNGGHVGANGFTTASGPPPGLPAQPPPGLGLNRAGFSSSPGLSNPYSSPTYSSPSTDVYDQWNNNLMYGNGNSAHMMGANGNNGYMMGSSATYPSHMMGR